A portion of the uncultured Draconibacterium sp. genome contains these proteins:
- a CDS encoding cation:proton antiporter: protein MNVILSIGLLIFTGYLLGELAEKIKLPKISGYILAGILLNPDLSGIMSNEFVGHTDPLLSISLAFITFSIGGSLSAKKLRATGKTIFSLTLFESLFAFLMVFLFMFLSLRFFMPTFQSTSVALAVSLVLASLAAPTDPSATLAVIHEYKAKGEVSSTMLEIAAFDDIVGIIIYTLVTAFAAFFLGSDIDFGKTTLDLGIDVGGAILIGAAIGFVFQLITKIFSKQEEGTLIVLTFGAILMSYGISEYFGFESLLSTIALGAVVANFNPISEKIFKLIERYTDELIFVIFFTLSGLHLQLSSITGSYMLIVVYIIARVIGKFTGIYSGALLFNTSPKVKKHTAGGLIPQGGIVIGLALLLTKDPVFKDTGSMIMGVVIGAALIHEIIGPISSRLSLKKAGEVE, encoded by the coding sequence ATGAACGTAATTTTAAGTATTGGGCTCTTAATTTTCACCGGATATTTACTGGGCGAGCTCGCCGAAAAAATAAAACTCCCCAAAATATCAGGGTACATCCTTGCAGGAATTCTGCTAAATCCCGATCTCTCAGGAATTATGTCGAACGAATTTGTCGGACACACCGATCCACTACTTTCTATTTCTTTGGCATTTATCACCTTTTCCATTGGCGGTTCGTTATCAGCAAAAAAATTACGTGCCACCGGAAAAACAATATTCTCTCTCACCCTTTTCGAGTCGCTGTTTGCCTTTTTAATGGTGTTTCTTTTTATGTTTTTGAGCCTTCGGTTTTTTATGCCGACTTTTCAATCAACAAGTGTAGCACTGGCAGTCAGTTTGGTATTGGCGTCGTTGGCTGCTCCAACCGATCCGTCGGCTACACTGGCAGTAATTCACGAATACAAAGCCAAAGGCGAAGTAAGCTCAACCATGCTCGAAATTGCAGCTTTCGATGATATTGTAGGAATTATAATTTACACCCTAGTTACCGCCTTTGCGGCTTTCTTTTTGGGCAGCGATATTGATTTCGGAAAAACGACTTTGGATTTGGGCATCGATGTTGGTGGAGCAATTTTAATTGGCGCTGCAATTGGTTTTGTGTTTCAGCTTATCACCAAAATTTTTAGCAAGCAGGAAGAAGGAACGCTGATCGTTTTAACGTTTGGGGCCATACTAATGAGTTACGGAATTTCGGAATATTTTGGCTTTGAGTCGCTGCTGTCAACCATAGCATTGGGAGCCGTTGTTGCCAATTTTAATCCGATCTCGGAGAAAATATTTAAACTCATTGAACGCTACACCGACGAACTGATCTTTGTAATATTCTTCACCCTCTCGGGCTTGCACTTGCAGTTATCATCGATTACCGGAAGTTATATGCTGATTGTTGTTTACATTATTGCCCGTGTGATCGGGAAATTTACCGGCATTTACAGTGGAGCACTACTTTTCAACACCAGCCCGAAAGTGAAAAAACACACAGCTGGCGGACTAATCCCGCAAGGCGGAATAGTAATTGGATTGGCACTGCTGCTAACCAAAGATCCTGTTTTTAAAGACACCGGTTCAATGATAATGGGAGTTGTTATTGGGGCTGCACTTATTCACGAAATTATTGGCCCGATTTCTTCACGCTTATCTCTGAAGAAGGCTGGTGAGGTGGAATAA
- a CDS encoding histidine phosphatase family protein: MATEITIIRHGETMWNVQKRIQGQRNSKLSENGITQAELVAEALVKREFDVLISSDLERAVETANIINKQLLLPHKYNLNLRERSFGIFEGKNFAEIKEQYPREYRNYKERNPEFVVPGGESIQQMYDRVTSEIESIARKYKDQKVLIVSHGLVLEMMMYRTFNVDLNERRAFSINNSSISSFYIDEDSWFLKEWGVIEHLVSLNVLNEL, encoded by the coding sequence ATGGCTACAGAAATTACGATTATACGACACGGAGAAACGATGTGGAATGTGCAGAAGCGCATACAGGGGCAGCGTAACAGTAAACTTTCTGAAAATGGGATAACACAGGCAGAACTTGTAGCAGAGGCACTGGTTAAACGTGAGTTTGATGTACTTATCAGCAGCGACCTTGAACGGGCTGTAGAAACAGCAAATATCATTAATAAACAATTGTTGCTACCCCATAAATATAACCTGAATTTACGCGAACGCTCTTTTGGTATTTTTGAAGGAAAGAACTTTGCTGAGATCAAAGAGCAATATCCCAGAGAGTATAGAAATTATAAAGAGCGGAATCCCGAATTTGTAGTTCCCGGTGGCGAAAGCATTCAGCAAATGTATGATCGGGTAACATCAGAAATTGAATCTATTGCCAGAAAGTATAAAGATCAGAAAGTACTGATTGTTTCGCATGGTTTGGTGCTTGAGATGATGATGTATCGCACTTTTAATGTAGACCTTAATGAGCGACGGGCTTTCTCCATAAATAATTCTTCAATCAGTTCGTTTTACATCGATGAGGACAGCTGGTTCTTAAAAGAGTGGGGTGTAATAGAGCACCTCGTTTCGTTGAATGTATTGAATGAGCTTTAA
- a CDS encoding FprA family A-type flavoprotein translates to MLQVNLAEDIYYLGFNDRRTHLFENIWPIPHGVSYNSYLIVDEKIALVDTVERAFIDDYLDAIEEIIGDREVDYLIINHMEPDHSGALKAIVHRYPNITLVGNKKTFGFVESYYMKPVNVHLVHDDHVLDLGKHKLQFQMIPMVHWPETMVTYEETNKILFSGDAFGSYGTMDGGIFDDEINLDFYEVEVMRYFTNIVGKYCPHTQRAIKKLAGLDIKMIAATHGPIWRSNLDWILKRYNKWSSYDLDRGVVIVYGSMYGNTKKMAETIARQIAVRGIKNIRVYDASKTHSSYIINDIFKYKGFIVGSAAYNNAMFPNVETLLTTIEHMAPKDHLLGIFGNYSWNGGGVKNLKTFAEKIKWDMVYEPIEEKGNMKVQTQEELIKLADAMADKLLEMPAPEKI, encoded by the coding sequence ATGCTACAAGTAAATCTTGCAGAAGATATTTATTATTTGGGATTTAACGACCGTCGTACTCACTTGTTCGAGAACATTTGGCCAATCCCGCACGGGGTTTCGTATAACAGTTATTTGATTGTTGATGAAAAAATTGCACTGGTTGACACCGTTGAGCGTGCTTTTATCGACGATTACCTCGATGCTATTGAAGAGATTATTGGCGACCGCGAGGTGGATTACCTGATCATTAACCACATGGAACCCGATCACTCGGGAGCTTTAAAAGCGATTGTTCACCGTTACCCGAATATTACGCTTGTAGGAAATAAAAAGACTTTTGGTTTTGTGGAATCATATTACATGAAACCGGTAAATGTGCATTTGGTACACGACGATCATGTGCTCGACCTGGGAAAACACAAACTGCAATTCCAGATGATTCCGATGGTACACTGGCCCGAAACGATGGTTACTTACGAAGAAACCAACAAAATTCTGTTCTCGGGCGATGCTTTTGGTAGCTACGGAACAATGGACGGTGGTATTTTCGACGATGAGATCAACCTTGATTTCTACGAAGTGGAAGTGATGCGTTACTTCACCAATATCGTTGGAAAATATTGTCCGCATACACAGCGCGCCATTAAAAAACTAGCGGGTCTGGATATTAAAATGATTGCGGCAACACACGGTCCAATATGGAGAAGTAACCTGGATTGGATTTTGAAACGCTACAATAAATGGAGTTCGTACGATTTGGATCGCGGAGTGGTTATCGTTTACGGATCGATGTACGGAAATACCAAAAAAATGGCCGAAACCATTGCTCGTCAGATTGCAGTTCGTGGTATTAAAAACATTCGTGTTTATGATGCTTCAAAAACGCACTCGTCGTACATTATCAACGACATTTTTAAATACAAAGGATTTATTGTGGGAAGCGCAGCATATAACAATGCGATGTTCCCGAATGTGGAAACACTGCTTACAACCATTGAACACATGGCGCCAAAAGATCACCTGCTTGGAATTTTTGGTAACTACTCGTGGAACGGCGGTGGCGTGAAAAACCTGAAAACATTTGCTGAAAAAATCAAATGGGATATGGTTTACGAACCAATCGAAGAAAAAGGCAATATGAAGGTTCAGACACAAGAGGAGTTGATTAAACTGGCCGATGCAATGGCTGATAAATTGCTGGAAATGCCAGCTCCGGAAAAGATTTAA
- the mltG gene encoding endolytic transglycosylase MltG translates to MSIDQKSRAMTFPRVGKFIIIFFAIAFIIVGARGYQLYRYIFEENVKSDYVILVTEDDDIKSISEKLETNEVLTNMKAFKWVAKKKKYADYMRPGRYELKKGMNTNELVNMLRSGAQSPVDITFNNVRFKEELAGKVSKYIKADSVSILNLFSNEQQIKDWGFTDENFRAMFIPNTYEMYWTTSAEEFAERMKTEYDRFWNDTRTKQAAKMGLTPQQVVTLASIVQSETIKPDELKTVAGLYINRLNKGIALQADPTIKYAVGDYSIKRVLNKHLEIDSPYNTYKYAGLPPGPICFPEITSIDAVLNYEDHNYLYMCAREDFSGYHNFARTLSQHNRNAKKYRDALNERRIFK, encoded by the coding sequence ATGTCGATTGATCAGAAAAGCCGTGCCATGACTTTCCCTCGAGTTGGAAAATTCATTATAATATTTTTTGCCATTGCCTTTATCATTGTCGGAGCGCGGGGATATCAGCTTTACCGTTATATTTTCGAAGAAAATGTGAAAAGTGATTATGTAATTCTCGTTACCGAAGATGATGATATTAAAAGTATTAGCGAGAAACTTGAAACCAACGAGGTTTTAACCAACATGAAAGCCTTTAAATGGGTGGCTAAAAAGAAAAAATATGCCGACTACATGCGTCCCGGACGATACGAACTTAAAAAAGGAATGAACACCAACGAGCTGGTGAATATGCTTCGTAGCGGTGCGCAGTCGCCGGTTGATATTACCTTTAACAATGTTCGTTTTAAAGAAGAGCTAGCGGGAAAAGTAAGCAAATACATCAAAGCCGATTCGGTTTCGATCCTGAATCTGTTTTCTAATGAACAGCAAATAAAAGACTGGGGGTTTACTGACGAAAACTTCCGGGCAATGTTTATTCCAAACACATATGAAATGTACTGGACCACATCGGCTGAAGAATTTGCCGAGCGTATGAAAACAGAGTACGACCGCTTTTGGAACGACACCCGCACAAAACAAGCTGCTAAAATGGGATTAACGCCGCAACAGGTTGTAACACTGGCCTCCATCGTTCAGTCGGAAACCATAAAACCCGACGAACTAAAAACCGTTGCCGGTTTGTATATCAACCGCCTGAATAAAGGAATTGCTTTACAAGCTGATCCTACCATAAAATATGCAGTAGGCGATTACTCCATCAAACGGGTTTTGAACAAACATCTCGAAATCGATTCGCCATATAACACCTACAAATACGCGGGTTTGCCACCGGGGCCAATATGTTTTCCTGAAATCACCTCGATTGATGCCGTGCTGAATTACGAGGATCACAACTACCTTTATATGTGTGCCCGCGAAGATTTTTCGGGTTACCACAATTTTGCACGAACGCTGAGTCAGCATAACCGGAATGCAAAAAAATACCGCGACGCGTTGAATGAACGCCGCATTTTCAAATAA
- a CDS encoding glycoside hydrolase family 2 TIM barrel-domain containing protein yields MNKLIILVLCLFASTLSAQNNIWEDPAYIAKNKLPGRATSYSYKSADDALKCDRQTSRMISLNGTWKFNFVEKSEDRPQDFYKQDVSGWDDIEVPSNWEMEGYGTPIYVNAGYPFRPQLPAEAQEDPIAWYKKNYDVPEGLSTEELYRRFYTEVASKLVPEPPFITRDNPVGSYVRSFTIPEDWNDKKIVLHFGGVSSAMFVYVNEQKVGYSQDSRLPAEFDITEFVQPGENKVAVQVFRWCDGSYLEDQDHWRMSGIHREVIVMAQPKVAIEDFFIRTRLDANYQDALLQIRPTITRGADVDTKGWTLEAELYCPQNNKVLTEPITKGVNAIIYEAYPQRDNVYFGLLEEKITSPELWSAEKPTLYTVVLSLKDAAGNVVEARSAKIGFREIETKNGQLYVNGKSIKLYGVNRHDHDHKRGKSVTREDMENDVLLMKRFNFNAVRTSHYPNDPYFYDMCDKYGIYVLDEANIETHGLMGYLTNQSEWHMAFQDRVVRMVERDKNHPSIIGWSLGNESGSGPNHAGAAGWVKEFDPTRFIHYEGAQGQPEHPDYTAYGSEEFRKKGRTANPTDPLWVDVISRMYANLEDLEALAKSPYISRPIMECEYAHAMGNSLGNFQEYWDLMHSYPNLIGGFIWDWIDQGVLTTDENGKEFFAYGGDFGDQPNDNNFCMNGVIASDRTPKPQTWEAKYVMQPVQITAVDLKNGLVRMLSRFNFTNLNEYSVSWTLSEDATEIQSGVIEGLSLNPGASKVVEIPFEDLNPKVNAEYWSRISVQLKDDKNWAKTGHELAKQQFKLPVKAEATAKELDSDNITFDETDEQIVVSGKNFKASIGKKSGLIEAYETGDKQVITTALKPYFWRPLTDNDERGWRAQQRIAIWKDLPEMLSLTEMNADASSASISVELVYKELNLKLNYTFANDGTVDVKFDLSIPEEMPEPIRVGMNMGVSTDLQQMSFYGKGPFENYSDRNGGADVAIYNGSVDDFYYNYTKPQESSNHTCVRWLALTNNNSGLMVLGETPLQTSVWPYTAEDIYEAQHPTELVKADALTLNISYKMAGVGGNDSWSINARPIDKYRLLEKAYSYEFKLVPLSKAKDLQQIYRDTK; encoded by the coding sequence ATGAATAAACTGATCATTCTGGTGTTATGCTTATTTGCGAGCACCCTGTCTGCCCAAAATAATATTTGGGAAGATCCTGCTTACATTGCAAAAAATAAACTTCCCGGAAGAGCCACTTCTTACTCCTACAAATCTGCTGACGATGCCCTAAAATGTGATCGCCAGACTTCAAGAATGATTTCGTTGAACGGGACGTGGAAGTTCAATTTTGTGGAAAAGTCGGAAGACCGCCCGCAGGATTTCTATAAGCAAGATGTTTCGGGCTGGGATGACATTGAAGTTCCGTCGAACTGGGAAATGGAAGGCTACGGCACACCAATTTATGTAAATGCCGGCTACCCTTTCCGCCCGCAACTACCCGCTGAGGCGCAGGAAGACCCGATAGCGTGGTACAAAAAAAATTATGATGTGCCGGAAGGACTTTCAACGGAAGAGCTCTATCGTCGGTTTTATACTGAAGTAGCTTCAAAATTGGTTCCAGAACCACCTTTTATTACACGCGATAATCCGGTTGGCTCGTACGTTCGTTCGTTTACCATTCCGGAAGATTGGAATGACAAAAAAATTGTATTGCATTTTGGCGGCGTAAGTTCTGCGATGTTTGTTTATGTAAACGAGCAAAAAGTGGGTTACAGCCAGGACAGCCGTTTACCGGCTGAATTTGATATCACTGAATTTGTACAGCCTGGCGAAAATAAAGTTGCCGTGCAGGTTTTCCGCTGGTGCGATGGAAGTTACCTGGAAGACCAGGACCACTGGCGCATGAGCGGTATTCACCGTGAAGTGATAGTTATGGCGCAACCGAAAGTGGCTATTGAAGACTTTTTTATCCGCACCCGGTTGGATGCCAACTACCAGGATGCGTTGCTACAAATACGACCAACAATCACACGCGGAGCCGATGTTGACACAAAAGGATGGACACTGGAAGCGGAATTGTACTGCCCGCAAAACAACAAGGTTTTAACAGAGCCAATTACCAAAGGTGTAAACGCCATTATTTACGAAGCATATCCGCAACGCGACAATGTGTATTTTGGTTTGCTGGAAGAAAAAATCACCAGTCCGGAATTGTGGTCGGCTGAAAAACCAACACTTTATACCGTCGTGCTTTCATTAAAAGATGCGGCTGGAAATGTTGTTGAGGCTCGTTCTGCAAAAATCGGTTTCCGCGAAATAGAGACAAAAAACGGGCAGCTTTATGTAAACGGAAAATCCATAAAATTGTATGGTGTTAATCGCCACGATCACGACCACAAACGTGGTAAATCGGTTACCCGCGAAGACATGGAGAACGATGTGTTGCTGATGAAACGTTTCAATTTTAATGCGGTTCGCACAAGCCACTACCCTAACGATCCGTATTTCTACGATATGTGCGATAAGTACGGAATTTATGTGCTCGACGAAGCCAATATTGAAACACATGGTTTAATGGGCTACCTAACTAACCAGTCGGAATGGCACATGGCATTTCAGGACCGTGTGGTTCGTATGGTGGAGCGCGATAAAAACCACCCGTCAATTATTGGTTGGTCGCTCGGTAACGAGTCGGGATCAGGACCAAACCACGCCGGTGCTGCCGGCTGGGTGAAAGAATTTGATCCTACACGATTTATCCATTACGAAGGCGCACAGGGACAACCGGAGCACCCGGATTACACAGCATATGGTTCGGAAGAATTCAGAAAAAAAGGAAGAACTGCTAACCCTACCGATCCGCTTTGGGTTGATGTGATCAGCCGAATGTACGCCAACCTGGAAGATTTGGAAGCACTGGCCAAAAGTCCATATATCAGTCGCCCGATTATGGAATGCGAATATGCGCATGCGATGGGTAACTCGCTGGGTAATTTCCAGGAATACTGGGATTTGATGCACAGCTACCCAAACCTGATTGGTGGTTTTATCTGGGACTGGATCGATCAGGGAGTGCTGACAACCGATGAAAATGGAAAAGAATTTTTTGCCTATGGTGGAGACTTTGGTGACCAGCCAAACGATAATAATTTCTGTATGAATGGAGTAATTGCATCTGACCGCACACCAAAACCACAAACCTGGGAAGCCAAATATGTAATGCAGCCGGTACAAATTACCGCTGTTGATCTGAAAAACGGCTTAGTTCGAATGCTCAGTCGTTTTAATTTTACGAACCTTAACGAGTACAGTGTTAGCTGGACTTTAAGTGAAGATGCAACAGAAATTCAATCAGGAGTTATAGAAGGTCTAAGCCTGAATCCGGGAGCCAGCAAAGTTGTTGAGATTCCGTTTGAGGACTTAAATCCAAAAGTAAATGCAGAGTACTGGTCGCGTATCAGTGTTCAATTGAAAGATGATAAGAACTGGGCAAAAACAGGTCATGAACTGGCTAAACAACAATTCAAACTTCCAGTGAAAGCAGAAGCTACTGCAAAAGAATTGGATTCCGACAATATCACTTTCGACGAAACGGACGAGCAAATTGTGGTAAGCGGCAAAAATTTCAAAGCTAGCATCGGCAAAAAAAGTGGATTGATCGAGGCTTATGAAACGGGGGATAAGCAAGTGATTACAACTGCACTAAAACCTTATTTCTGGAGGCCATTAACCGACAATGACGAACGCGGCTGGAGGGCACAACAACGCATTGCTATTTGGAAAGATCTGCCCGAAATGCTAAGCTTAACTGAGATGAATGCTGATGCTTCTTCAGCCAGCATTTCGGTGGAATTAGTTTACAAGGAGTTGAACTTAAAATTGAACTATACTTTTGCCAACGATGGAACTGTGGATGTAAAATTTGACCTGTCGATTCCTGAAGAAATGCCTGAACCAATCCGTGTAGGAATGAATATGGGTGTGTCAACTGATCTGCAACAAATGAGCTTTTATGGCAAAGGTCCATTTGAAAATTACTCGGACAGAAATGGTGGTGCTGATGTAGCTATTTACAACGGAAGTGTAGATGATTTCTATTACAACTACACAAAACCTCAGGAAAGCAGTAACCACACCTGTGTGCGCTGGCTGGCACTTACCAATAATAACTCAGGATTGATGGTGCTTGGCGAAACTCCACTACAAACATCGGTTTGGCCATACACTGCCGAGGATATTTATGAAGCTCAGCACCCAACAGAACTGGTAAAAGCTGATGCCTTAACTTTGAATATCAGCTACAAAATGGCCGGTGTTGGCGGTAACGATTCGTGGTCGATCAATGCCCGTCCAATTGACAAATACCGTTTATTGGAGAAAGCGTACAGCTATGAATTTAAGCTGGTTCCGCTATCGAAAGCTAAAGACTTGCAACAAATTTATCGTGATACAAAATAG
- the purT gene encoding formate-dependent phosphoribosylglycinamide formyltransferase, whose amino-acid sequence MSTKVVLGTKFSPTATKVVLLGSGELGKEVVIEFQRYGVEVIAVDSYENAPAMQVADRYYVASMLDGDRLAEIIRTEKPDYIIPEVEAIATDKLLELEKEGFHVIPTANATRLTMNREGIRTLAAEELGLSTSPYKFAGTKEEFEAAIAEIGFPCVVKPIMSSSGKGQSVVKSSADIDYAWNYAMEGARGNSDRVIVEGFVDFDYEITLLTISHVGGVSFCEPIGHRQEGGDYQESWQPQAMSEKALAEAQHIAKTVVEALGGRGLFGVEFFVKNDTVYFSELSPRPHDTGMVTMISQDLSEFALHVRAILGLPIPNIKFHGPSASSVIMVKGESKQVAFSNLTEVLREPDTQLRLFGKPEVRGERRMGVCLARANSVEEAREKANKASSSVVVQL is encoded by the coding sequence ATGAGTACAAAGGTAGTTTTAGGAACAAAGTTTTCGCCGACAGCAACAAAGGTCGTATTGCTGGGATCGGGTGAATTGGGAAAAGAAGTAGTAATCGAATTTCAGCGTTACGGCGTGGAAGTGATAGCCGTTGACAGCTACGAAAATGCGCCTGCCATGCAGGTTGCCGATCGTTATTATGTAGCTTCAATGTTGGACGGCGATCGTTTGGCTGAAATTATCAGAACCGAAAAGCCGGATTATATCATCCCTGAAGTGGAAGCTATTGCTACCGACAAATTGTTGGAGCTGGAAAAGGAAGGTTTTCATGTCATCCCAACAGCAAATGCTACGCGACTGACCATGAACCGCGAAGGCATCAGAACTTTGGCTGCCGAAGAATTGGGGCTTTCAACATCGCCCTACAAATTTGCCGGAACAAAAGAAGAGTTTGAAGCGGCGATTGCAGAAATTGGATTTCCTTGTGTGGTGAAACCGATCATGAGTTCATCGGGCAAAGGACAGAGCGTTGTAAAAAGTTCTGCCGATATTGATTACGCGTGGAATTACGCCATGGAAGGTGCCCGCGGAAACAGCGACCGTGTAATTGTTGAAGGGTTTGTTGATTTTGATTATGAAATTACCTTGCTAACGATCAGTCACGTTGGAGGAGTATCATTCTGTGAACCTATCGGTCACCGTCAGGAAGGTGGCGATTACCAGGAGTCGTGGCAACCACAAGCCATGTCGGAAAAGGCATTGGCAGAAGCACAACACATTGCCAAAACTGTTGTGGAAGCACTTGGTGGTCGCGGTTTATTCGGCGTAGAATTCTTTGTGAAAAACGATACGGTTTATTTCAGCGAACTTTCGCCACGTCCACACGATACCGGAATGGTAACAATGATTTCGCAGGATTTAAGTGAATTTGCCTTGCATGTGCGAGCAATTCTTGGTTTACCCATTCCAAACATCAAATTTCACGGGCCATCGGCAAGTAGCGTGATTATGGTTAAAGGAGAATCGAAACAAGTGGCTTTCTCTAACCTGACCGAAGTTTTGAGGGAGCCGGATACTCAATTGCGTTTATTTGGAAAGCCGGAAGTTAGAGGCGAGCGCCGCATGGGAGTTTGTTTGGCTCGAGCTAACTCAGTAGAAGAAGCCCGTGAAAAAGCCAATAAGGCAAGTAGCTCAGTTGTTGTTCAGTTGTAA
- a CDS encoding dienelactone hydrolase family protein: MKSIKKEQISQEVFDLYDDYAHNRIDRRKFVERLSAYAVGGLTVSSLMSFIMPNYQDKIQIKADYARLKTETIEYKSPKGGGKISAQLSRPAGNSKKLPGIVVVHENRGLNPHIADVGRRAALAGFISVAPDALSPLGGYPGNDDDGRTMQRERDRDEMLQDFIAAFETLKSHPECDGNIGVVGFCFGGWISNMMAVEVSDLKAAVPFYGGQPSEEQTKQIEAPLLLHYAELDTRVNEGWPAYEAALKKYNKEYTAHMYPGVNHGFHNDTTPRYDEAAAKLAWSRTIDFFKEKLS, encoded by the coding sequence ATGAAATCAATAAAGAAAGAACAAATTAGCCAGGAGGTTTTCGACCTTTACGATGACTATGCTCACAACCGAATCGATCGCAGAAAGTTTGTTGAACGACTTTCGGCCTATGCCGTTGGGGGTTTAACCGTTTCGTCGCTTATGAGTTTTATTATGCCCAACTACCAGGATAAAATTCAGATTAAAGCAGACTACGCTCGATTAAAAACAGAAACTATCGAGTATAAATCGCCCAAAGGTGGAGGTAAAATCAGCGCTCAGTTATCAAGACCGGCAGGAAACTCTAAAAAACTTCCCGGAATTGTTGTTGTGCACGAGAACCGCGGATTAAACCCACACATTGCAGATGTTGGCCGACGGGCAGCTTTGGCCGGATTTATTTCGGTTGCGCCCGATGCACTTAGCCCACTTGGAGGTTATCCAGGAAACGACGACGATGGCCGGACCATGCAACGCGAACGCGACAGAGATGAAATGCTGCAAGACTTTATTGCTGCTTTCGAAACCCTGAAATCTCACCCGGAATGCGATGGCAATATTGGCGTGGTTGGTTTTTGTTTCGGCGGCTGGATATCGAATATGATGGCGGTTGAAGTTTCTGATTTAAAAGCTGCTGTGCCATTTTATGGTGGTCAGCCATCGGAAGAGCAAACCAAACAAATTGAAGCACCGCTTCTGTTGCATTATGCCGAACTGGACACACGCGTTAACGAGGGATGGCCTGCCTATGAAGCGGCTCTAAAAAAATACAACAAAGAATACACGGCACACATGTATCCGGGAGTAAACCACGGTTTCCATAATGACACCACTCCCCGATATGATGAAGCTGCAGCAAAACTAGCCTGGAGCAGAACAATAGACTTTTTTAAGGAAAAGTTGAGTTAA
- a CDS encoding GNAT family N-acetyltransferase gives MSVIIDGNSYQTFETPRLILRPCEEKDARFIYQLLNSEKWQQFIGDRGVYSEEEARVYIREKMYPQLKKEGYGNYVVIRKTDNAKMGTCGLFDRDGLEGIDIGFAFLPEFEGHGYAFEAAEKLKNVGIEEFKIKNITAITAKYNLRSQRLLERLGLRFTKHLTLPDDTEEIMFYRLID, from the coding sequence ATGTCGGTTATTATTGATGGCAACAGCTACCAAACTTTTGAAACTCCCCGTTTAATTCTTCGTCCATGCGAGGAAAAAGATGCCCGGTTTATCTACCAATTATTAAACTCTGAAAAGTGGCAACAGTTCATTGGAGATCGTGGTGTTTATTCAGAAGAAGAAGCACGTGTTTACATCCGCGAGAAAATGTACCCTCAACTAAAAAAAGAAGGCTATGGAAACTATGTAGTCATCAGAAAAACTGACAACGCTAAGATGGGAACTTGTGGACTTTTTGACCGCGACGGACTGGAAGGCATAGACATTGGTTTTGCCTTTCTTCCGGAATTTGAAGGCCACGGTTATGCTTTTGAAGCCGCAGAAAAACTTAAAAATGTAGGTATCGAAGAATTTAAAATCAAAAATATAACCGCCATAACAGCAAAGTATAACTTGCGCTCGCAACGGCTATTGGAAAGACTTGGACTGCGTTTTACCAAACACCTCACTCTTCCCGACGATACTGAAGAGATTATGTTTTATCGCCTGATAGATTGA